Proteins encoded together in one Desulfosporosinus meridiei DSM 13257 window:
- a CDS encoding slipin family protein → MKVSIKNDERGLLFKDGNYTKCLKPGKHYFNPLIKYQVVTSDVNKSFDTNGKNINLFLGDHELLQELKVIDVQDYEIAIHFEDNKLVEVLKPGKYAFWNIMKIHEFIIIDIRNPEVQSEIDPSVYSNPMLAGFLSYCEVASYEKGILYYDNIIHKILEPGRYFFWKSPVHIAVKNIDLRQQQMDMTGQEIMTEDKISLRLNFICQYKIIDPLKVMEVKSFEEQLYIFLQLILREYIGSLKLDDLLLKKHEVGNYVLEKFQEKSSNYGVKFMFVGVKDIILPGDIKEILNTVLVAEKKAQANVITRREEVASTRSLLNTAKLMEENQTLYRLKELEFLEKICDKIGNISLTGGGSLLEQLNNLLSAKSVN, encoded by the coding sequence ATGAAGGTAAGCATTAAGAATGATGAAAGAGGTTTATTATTCAAAGACGGTAACTATACGAAATGCTTAAAACCTGGAAAACATTACTTTAATCCATTGATTAAATATCAAGTTGTGACATCCGATGTTAACAAAAGTTTTGACACAAATGGTAAAAACATCAACCTATTTCTTGGAGATCATGAACTTTTGCAGGAACTCAAAGTTATCGATGTCCAAGACTATGAGATTGCGATCCATTTTGAAGATAATAAGCTTGTTGAGGTGCTAAAGCCGGGAAAGTATGCATTCTGGAACATCATGAAAATTCATGAGTTTATTATCATAGATATACGCAATCCCGAAGTCCAATCGGAAATAGATCCTTCAGTATATAGTAACCCGATGCTGGCCGGTTTTTTGAGTTATTGTGAAGTTGCAAGCTACGAAAAAGGGATTCTCTATTATGACAACATAATTCATAAGATATTGGAACCAGGTAGATATTTCTTTTGGAAGAGTCCAGTACATATTGCTGTGAAAAATATAGATCTAAGGCAGCAGCAGATGGATATGACAGGCCAAGAGATTATGACAGAAGACAAGATCTCCTTAAGACTGAATTTTATATGTCAGTATAAAATTATCGATCCACTAAAAGTCATGGAAGTAAAGTCCTTTGAGGAACAGCTTTACATCTTTTTACAGCTCATTTTAAGAGAATATATTGGATCGTTAAAGTTAGACGATCTTCTTTTAAAGAAACATGAAGTTGGGAACTATGTCCTTGAAAAATTCCAAGAAAAAAGCTCCAATTATGGCGTTAAATTCATGTTTGTTGGTGTAAAAGATATTATTTTGCCCGGCGATATTAAAGAAATCCTTAATACCGTGTTGGTTGCGGAAAAGAAAGCGCAAGCCAATGTTATTACCCGTAGAGAGGAAGTCGCTTCGACCAGAAGTCTCTTAAATACAGCAAAGCTGATGGAAGAAAACCAAACCCTTTATCGGTTAAAGGAACTGGAGTTTTTAGAAAAAATCTGTGATAAGATCGGAAATATTTCGCTTACCGGTGGAGGCAGCCTGCTTGAACAGCTGAATAATTTGCTCTCGGCTAAATCAGTTAATTAA